A genome region from Carassius carassius chromosome 23, fCarCar2.1, whole genome shotgun sequence includes the following:
- the LOC132101439 gene encoding ras-related and estrogen-regulated growth inhibitor-like protein isoform X2, with the protein MTGLNGQRMDANVVVLGTDNVGKSALIVRFLTRRFIGEYGDIESLYTHNVVVDGREQTLNIWDAPYSQDLSSESLMYEKRVQWANGFVLVYSVCDRASFNAVSRLIQIIKTNKDILGFEKMPIVIVGNKRDLDHRRTVLSEEGRLLALSADCQFYEVSAAENYHSVLMVFHGLVHCIRESRVSVKKLAGIKGIVKSMSAVFTRRRTDSL; encoded by the exons ATGACCGGACTAAACGGACAGAGAATGGATGCAAACGTTGTGGTGCTCGGCACAGACAATGTTGGAAAATCTG CACTTATTGTCCGATTCCTGACTCGTAGATTCATCGGGGAATATGGGGATATTG AGTCCCTTTACACTCACAATGTTGTTGTGGATGGACGAGAGCAAACTTTGAATATATGGGATGCACCATATTCACAG GACCTGTCTTCCGAGTCCTTGATGTACGAAAAGAGAGTCCAGTGGGCAAATGGTTTTGTGCTGGTCTACAGCGTCTGTGACCGAGCCAGTTTCAACGCGGTCTCCAGACTTATTCAAATAATCAAAACCAATAAAGACATTCTGGGCTTTGAGAAGATGCCCATAGTTATTGTGGGAAACAAGAGGGACCTGGACCACCGTCGTACAGTCCTCAGCGAAGAGGGCAGGCTTCTTGCACTCTCTGCAGACTGTCAGTTTTATGAGGTCTCAGCTGCTGAGAACTACCACAGTGTCCTCATGGTTTTCCATGGGCTGGTGCATTGCATCAGAGAGTCCAGGGTGTCTGTGAAAAAGTTAGCAGGCATCAAGGGCATTGTGAAGAGCATGTCTGCAGTGTTCACCCGCAGGCGGACAGATTCACTGTGA
- the LOC132101439 gene encoding ras-related and estrogen-regulated growth inhibitor-like protein isoform X1, with amino-acid sequence MTGLNGQRMDANVVVLGTDNVGKSALIVRFLTRRFIGEYGDIESLYTHNVVVDGREQTLNIWDAPYSQQDLSSESLMYEKRVQWANGFVLVYSVCDRASFNAVSRLIQIIKTNKDILGFEKMPIVIVGNKRDLDHRRTVLSEEGRLLALSADCQFYEVSAAENYHSVLMVFHGLVHCIRESRVSVKKLAGIKGIVKSMSAVFTRRRTDSL; translated from the exons ATGACCGGACTAAACGGACAGAGAATGGATGCAAACGTTGTGGTGCTCGGCACAGACAATGTTGGAAAATCTG CACTTATTGTCCGATTCCTGACTCGTAGATTCATCGGGGAATATGGGGATATTG AGTCCCTTTACACTCACAATGTTGTTGTGGATGGACGAGAGCAAACTTTGAATATATGGGATGCACCATATTCACAG CAGGACCTGTCTTCCGAGTCCTTGATGTACGAAAAGAGAGTCCAGTGGGCAAATGGTTTTGTGCTGGTCTACAGCGTCTGTGACCGAGCCAGTTTCAACGCGGTCTCCAGACTTATTCAAATAATCAAAACCAATAAAGACATTCTGGGCTTTGAGAAGATGCCCATAGTTATTGTGGGAAACAAGAGGGACCTGGACCACCGTCGTACAGTCCTCAGCGAAGAGGGCAGGCTTCTTGCACTCTCTGCAGACTGTCAGTTTTATGAGGTCTCAGCTGCTGAGAACTACCACAGTGTCCTCATGGTTTTCCATGGGCTGGTGCATTGCATCAGAGAGTCCAGGGTGTCTGTGAAAAAGTTAGCAGGCATCAAGGGCATTGTGAAGAGCATGTCTGCAGTGTTCACCCGCAGGCGGACAGATTCACTGTGA